Genomic window (Zingiber officinale cultivar Zhangliang chromosome 2B, Zo_v1.1, whole genome shotgun sequence):
CTAACTGAGGGGTTGAGGTCAAAGAATCAATTAAGCCGAGTTAAATGATAAAACCTCTCACCTTAGGTGCATTGTCAGGAGAACCAAGGGGTTAAACTTATGGAATCGACACTACTGAAATGAGTGAGGGAGCCTCTCGTCTCAAGTCCACTATTGAACtaatttagggggcgtttggtttagaggaatagaagtggggaatgagaatgagaatcattgattgccattgttaatgtttggattataggaataagaatgcaaataagggaatgaatccttgaaattgggtaataactcattcccatgtatctcctcttcaatgagtcattaccctattttcatcaatcaaaatattctcttattccaaaaaatacccttgacctaaaactaaaattttctcccttaatatcaaatatcaaaatatatttatttatttattctttcatatcatttctctctccttgttctctctcatcatattttctctctcatcattttatcacacactttctctctcctatcacactctctttccttttttctcattacactttctctctcatcatactttctctctcctcaatctcttccatcacactctcttccttctttttttctcatcatactttctctctcctcaatctctcccatcacactcccttttctctttttttctcattacactttcactctcatcacactttctctctcctcaatctctcttgtcacactccctcctttttttcctcaacacactttctctctcatcatactttctctctcctcaatctctcccatcacacttaatgttctcttttttttcatcacactttctctctcatcatactctaTCTCTcaccatattttctctctcctcaatctctctcatcacactctctctccatatttgttctcattacattttctctctcttcatcctctcctatcatactttctctcacatcatattttctctctcatcatgctctctcctatcacattcttttttgtcattttctctcatcacactttctctctcttcattctttcacatcacactttctctctcttcattctttctctctcttcattctttctcatcacactttctctctcatcattctctttcatcatatttttttctcacattcatctttctcttacatctaattttttctcttatttttctttaagggtaaaaaaggaaattttgatttattccgatagaaaatatgcaactaaccaaacattacttttaagagtgatatccatgctcatactcattctcattccataatacaataattctcattccgattcttaTTCCTAAGAAAAAATCAAACGCCCCCTTAATTTTGACCCATCTCAGCATGGCTAATGACTCTCTTGCTATGTGTGTAGACAACTAAGGGCATCCTCAACCAAAGTATTTACTAGCTGTTTTTGAAACTTGCTCACTTTTCTCTTTTATACGTGCTAATACTTTCCATATTATTTGAAAATAAGGGATATTTTTGATATATAATGGGAtgcctttttgtttttttaataaaaaactattaaaaaaCGTATTTGTATAATTTGGAACGCGGTTTTTTTTGCTGATTTGTTAATTTAATAATGCtcaataattatgtttattaaaaattttgtagCAAATTTATCAATAAtcctataaataaatattttttatagaaATAATTAATCTTATAGTATCAAATTTACTAAACTACacacatttaaaataaaaaaataaaactaaatttaaataattattttagttGATTTTAGGTTTGACATAGTTTTCAgttgattattttattaaataatttaaacaatACATTAAATTTCACACATTTGTCTTTTTTTTACTTCAGTTGGACTCAGTAGGCCCCATTGATATCCATCTAAAATTAAGGTAAAGAAGTAGGTTATTAGTTCAGGTATGCAAAGTTGATTCGCTATTTATCCCATTTCTGCAAAggtaaataatttcctttttcgCTACTGCTCTCGTCTGGCGACGGCAGCGGCCTCATCTCCCTGATCCAAACCCTACTCCTTATCCATTGTGTGATCGATCGCCGGCGGAAGTCGGCGGAAGACGATGCGCCGGTGCTCCCACTGCAGCCACAATGGCCACAACTCCCGGACGTGCCCCAGCCGCGGCGGGGTGAAGCTTTTCGGGGTGCGCCTCACCGATGGTTCCATCCAGAAGAGCGCCAGCATGGGGAACCTCTCTCTCCTTTCTGGATCCAGCGGCGGCGCCTCTCCCGCCGATGGGCCGGAGCCAGCCGCAGGCGCCGCCACTGACGGTTACGCGTCGGAGGATTTCGTGAAGGGGTCGTCGGCGAGCTGCCGCGAGCGGAAAAGAGGTGAGTTTTCCCATACTCCTCGTCCCTCTTGATCATATTGTTATATCATTATGATAGTGTAAAATTGTTAAAAAGATAAAAACTCGTGAAACTTTTCGGTGGATGTTTACTGCAAGAATACTTGTTAATGATGTTCTATATCACCTAATTTTGGAAATACCGGAGTAAGGTTCAATTAGCATATGCAATATTCACATCCTTCATTTGTATAAGAAACATGGAATAGCATGTTCTGTGTTAGAGTCTGGGAGAACCCTTTGTTGTGACTTTTTAATGCACTCTGTAACTTATTCTGTCACTAGGTCTCCTACGACATTTTCGAGCATGCATTCATTTCCTTTTTTTGTGGTTATGTTGTTGGTGTTATTCTTTGTATAGTAAGTTATGGTAGCTGAAGGATCCATATGATTATAATAGTGTTATGCAATTGAGATAAAGAAAATGACAAAAGACAAAGATAACTATTTGATGAGCTGAATCAAAGATGTCATTTTAGATATCAATAGATCAAGTTGGGGAGCAAACTGTCACCTATAATCTTGATTAGGTAAAGGATTCATTGTAAAATGTCCATGTCAATGCTATTTGCACCTACTTTATCTGAAATAGGTATCTTTTAGCTGTTGATTTCACGCAGTCCCTCACTGCAAAGGAGAAAACAGTAACTTCTAATGTCTATATATAAAAGATTTCTCTCTTTTTAGCTATCATCATATCAGTTTTGGACTAATATTTTATCATGCGATCAGAGTGATGATGGATTTACTGTATTTGCATTTTTGGTGTGAAATTTACTCTaccttttattattatatttacagGAAATCCATGGACTGAAGAAGAGCATAGAATGTTTTTACTTGGATTGCAAAAGCTTGGTAAAGGTGATTGGCGTGGCATATCTCGTAGCTATGTGGTGTCTAGGACACCTACCCAAGTGGCTAGCCATGCACAGAAGTATTTTATTCGTAAATCTAATataacaagaagaaaaagaagatcaAGCCTCTTTGATATGGAAGCTGATgaggtctctctctctctctctctctcactcataTGCTCTATTTACCACACAATTGGTCCCCAGAGTTTTGGTGTTGCGGTAGGACATCTAGGTTGTCACCCAAGCACCTGCGGTTCAATCCCCGGCTATGGTGCATTTGTAGGAAACTTTCCTTCAAATGGGAGGCACAACCAAAGGATGACGGACTTTTGGACTGATTGCCATGTGCGCTTCCCAATTTACCCTCCGGTGGTAAACTTTCGTGGGGCTGGGCTGGTCAACCCAGGATAGTCAATTAGACAaattgggattatcattttttctaTTTACCACACAATTGCACTTATTTCTCATTATTTTCTCAATTAGTGAGGGCATTAAAATCACTTAAGGAAAACAATCTCATCTTAGCATATTGGGtatctacaaaaaaaaatttaaactaagcATCAACCTTACAAAACTCATTTACTTTGCATAGTATTTTTTATCCTGATTGGTGACTCTTTTAAACAGAATTATTTTtgggtaaattatttttgtacACCTGTAGTCTATTGGTATTCACAATTTTTTGTTTTCTGAAAATCTCCACTTTTGTCTATCAAATGACCTAGTTTTTCAAGGTAAATTATGTTTTGGCTACTGTTGTTACATGTACCCCGTTAAAGCAGGTTGAATAAGCAATGATGgagtagaattttgaaaaatgggGATACATGAAGTACCAACATACTTAAGGGGAAGTGCATATACTTTATGGATTATTTTAACTGAATCCACTAATACGTACAAAAAGTAACCCACCTTGATATTTCTATGTAGAACTCAAATGTAATGGGTCCTAAAGAAAATACTCAAGATGCTCAAGTCAACGAAGATGATATTGGCAGTCTTTAGTTGCTCTTATCTTACATATCTATTGAGCTGAATCTGTGAATTATAATTGTATCATTTTTGCCTCAACACTATAAATATGGGTGTTTTTTTACATAGATTGATGTTAGTTTTGTGATTTGAAAATAATGTGGGAACTGGAAGGATCTGTAGCCCATGGATCCATTTATTTCACAGAGGACGCCTTTCAGTCATTTTTGTACTACTTGTGATCGTCATTCATTTTGTTTACCAGCCCCTTGAACCTCAAGCATTTTCAATTTCGCAAGAATCAGATGCACAAAATAGCAAGCCACCTCCAATACCTCCAATTCTGAACGAGGAAGATGAATCAATGGATTCTAAAGTGGAAGTAATTGAAGAAGTGCCACAACCAGAAGCTCAGCTGCTCACTTATCCTGTGATGTTTCCTGCATATTTTTCTCCGGTTCTCCAATTTCCTTCCTCTTATTGGTCAGAATGCAAAGCAAATACATTGGAGCAGCAGACACATGAAATTATTAAACCAACAGCAGTACATTCAAAGACTCCTATAAATGTTGATGAGCTTGTGGGTATGTCAAAGTTGAGTATAGGAGAGTCCCTCGTAGGGACAACTTCTTCGTTGGATTTTCTCAGAGGGTCTAAGAGGCAATCTGCTTTCCATGCTAACTGTTCCATGAGGTCTCAAACATGATCCAGCTATTTAAACAAGGAGATCAAGTGACGGTTTGCTCAAAAACTCTTTTTCCTGTATTTTGTATATCGTACCATGATCCTAAATCCATTGTCAGTTTTGTTCAATTACCAATACTTGCATGCACTTTCCATTTGACATTTTACTAAGTTCTTTGAATTGGTTAACTAATTTCATCGAGTATGTCAACTGTACATATAGTTTCTGTTACTCTATTTGTTAGTTTGTGCAGACCAATCAGCAACTCCATCTGAACTATATAGGCCACTTTTTCTATTCATGTCTAAATCGACTTCATCGCTAAAATACAATTGTAAAAACTCACGACGTACTTTCCCGAAGTTGTAACTTATACAAGATGTGGAACCAATGCCATATCTATCAACTTTGTTAATATAAAGTCCTGTTTCGTGCACTCGACTATTCTTTTGACTATTTATGTGGATCTCGACGCTTAGTATTTCTGATTCATTCAATTGCTTTGTTAGACAACTAAATGGATGCTCCTTTTGGTAATGAATAATTCTATGCTGAGTCGTGCTCTTTAACATAAGTTGTTGCTGTGGTTCTTCTGAACTATGATGTTGGTAGTTTTATTTTTCAAGTGTTTATGATTTTAGATTCTGATACCTACAATTCGTATGCTAACCTTTTCTGGTCTTAACCAAATTTTAGGTACTATGTACTATCAGGGCTTCGGAAGATCTTCCTTGCAACCGCCACAATAACTTGGAACCGATTGTCCTTACCTTATCTGTTTATGCTAACTGCAAGACTACCACTAATAATCCAATGACATCCCAAGCTATTGGTTGCCCTCGCGACTGCTAATAATATACAACTTTTGCAGTTGAATGTTCTTCGTCTGACGGAGGTACTTCATGGAAGTTCAAGTATCCTAGCGAATTCGATGTGCATATATTAGTTGTTCCTGCGACTATGATATCGAGCAGGATTCATGTGTGGTATTTGTCGAGGAAGTTGCAACTCACAACTAGGATCGAAATGTTAGTTGTTTCGAAAGTTTTAATCTGTCACTAGGGTGCTGTAAAATTCTAGTATTTtcgatataaaaaatataataagggtatattatatatatatatatatatatatattctgataattagttttgttttgttttgttttattttattttatccatGGTCTTGTTTTCCGTATTTAACCTTGCAAATTACACAACCCAATCACTTTTCGCCACGTGTTGCCCAATCTACTTAAACACATACTCAATCCTCCCAACTCGACACGTGAGTGGCACGCGCTCCTCCCCCATGCGATGCGAAGCCGCCCTGATGCTCATCATTGGCCATTAACCGGGCGCCAGCGTAATTCCAACCAATCCGATGCCCGTTTACGCAGCCAAACTTCCTACCCGATGATCCGCCCTGATCCCCTCCAACCATCCGCATAAAAGTTTCCCATCAGTCGCAAAACGGATCGACGGAGAGGCGGGGGCCCACGCGGATTCAAGGTCTCAAGCTTGCGATCTATGCGATTTGTAGGATGATTTTAAGAAGTGCCGTTGGAGAGGATCCTTACCCCAACATGGCTTCGTGAAATACTCTCCCTTCCAATCCGACACAGGGTGGGCGTGTGAGCGCGAGATAGAGGAGCGTCGAGGAGGAAGACGACGGAGAGGTCGGAGGTGCGGAAGGAAGAGGGTCTCTTGCACCTGCGCTCGATTTCGGCGGAGTATTCGTAGCCGCAGCAGGAAATTGTGTGCCCGTTCGGGAGATTCCTCGGAGCTAGGGTTTGCGGGGTGGAAGGGGAGGCGCCGAGGCGCTCCTGGTCGTCTTAAAGCGCTGATGAGAACCAG
Coding sequences:
- the LOC122045937 gene encoding transcription factor MYBS3-like codes for the protein MRRCSHCSHNGHNSRTCPSRGGVKLFGVRLTDGSIQKSASMGNLSLLSGSSGGASPADGPEPAAGAATDGYASEDFVKGSSASCRERKRGNPWTEEEHRMFLLGLQKLGKGDWRGISRSYVVSRTPTQVASHAQKYFIRKSNITRRKRRSSLFDMEADEPLEPQAFSISQESDAQNSKPPPIPPILNEEDESMDSKVEVIEEVPQPEAQLLTYPVMFPAYFSPVLQFPSSYWSECKANTLEQQTHEIIKPTAVHSKTPINVDELVGMSKLSIGESLVGTTSSLDFLRGSKRQSAFHANCSMRSQT